From a region of the Neobacillus niacini genome:
- a CDS encoding FAD-dependent oxidoreductase: MKSELEFDVVVAGGGPAGINAAIASGRAGARTLLIERYGFLGGMSTVALVYPWMTFHTESGRQVIKGIAQEIVERLMERDGSPGHLRDTVGFTNTLTPYHPEKYKLLALEMLDEAGVEVLVHSFVDKVEVEGNRITSINLTTKSGPIRVAAKQFVDTTGDADLAYLSGAPCLKGREGDSKTQPMTMKFRMRGVDLPKVKEAMKANPSNFYKKTPIAELDDIPITGVQGFYKEWKESGVPINRDQVLFFAGPEEDEVLVNCTRVQGLDGTDVFDLTKAEKEGRKQVLMMAEFLQRSIPGFEKASISAVGSQIGIRETRRIDGQYALTIEDVVAGKKFEDTIALSGYPVDIHDPTGKGVQANDIEGDGCYGIPYRCLVPKVIDNLLVAGRCISTTHEALATTRLTPSAMATGQAAGTASALAITDQVAPKNLDIKKLQGILIENGVVI; the protein is encoded by the coding sequence TTGAAAAGTGAACTAGAATTTGATGTCGTCGTCGCAGGAGGAGGTCCTGCTGGGATCAACGCAGCGATTGCTTCCGGCAGGGCAGGAGCTAGAACTTTACTTATTGAAAGATATGGTTTTCTCGGCGGGATGTCTACCGTTGCTCTTGTTTATCCATGGATGACCTTCCACACAGAATCAGGAAGACAAGTGATTAAAGGTATTGCGCAGGAAATCGTTGAGAGATTGATGGAAAGAGATGGTTCACCTGGCCATTTGCGCGATACCGTAGGGTTTACCAATACACTAACTCCTTATCACCCTGAAAAATATAAGCTGTTAGCATTAGAAATGCTTGATGAGGCCGGTGTAGAAGTTCTTGTTCATAGTTTTGTAGATAAGGTTGAGGTAGAAGGTAATAGGATTACTTCTATTAATCTAACCACCAAATCTGGACCGATACGTGTTGCTGCAAAGCAATTTGTTGATACAACAGGGGATGCAGACCTTGCATATTTATCCGGTGCTCCTTGTTTAAAAGGACGTGAAGGGGATAGTAAAACACAGCCGATGACGATGAAGTTCCGTATGAGAGGCGTGGACCTTCCGAAAGTAAAGGAAGCGATGAAGGCAAACCCAAGTAATTTTTATAAAAAGACACCGATTGCTGAATTGGATGACATTCCAATCACAGGCGTTCAGGGTTTTTATAAGGAATGGAAGGAGTCAGGGGTACCGATTAATCGGGATCAAGTTCTCTTTTTTGCCGGTCCAGAGGAGGATGAAGTGCTTGTCAATTGCACCCGTGTTCAGGGACTTGATGGAACGGATGTATTTGACTTAACCAAAGCGGAGAAAGAGGGCAGAAAGCAAGTCTTGATGATGGCTGAATTTCTACAGCGGAGCATACCTGGTTTTGAAAAAGCTTCGATCTCTGCTGTTGGATCGCAAATTGGTATTCGTGAAACAAGACGGATTGATGGGCAGTATGCCCTAACGATTGAGGATGTTGTCGCTGGAAAGAAATTCGAAGATACGATTGCGTTAAGCGGTTATCCAGTTGATATCCATGACCCAACAGGGAAAGGTGTTCAAGCAAATGACATTGAGGGTGATGGATGTTACGGCATTCCTTATCGATGTCTTGTACCAAAAGTGATAGATAATCTATTAGTAGCAGGAAGATGTATTTCTACCACTCATGAGGCATTGGCAACAACCAGACTGACCCCAAGCGCTATGGCAACAGGGCAGGCAGCAGGAACAGCTTCAGCACTTGCTATTACCGATCAAGTGGCACCAAAGAATCTTGATATTAAAAAGCTTCAAGGTATTTTGATAGAGAATGGTGTGGTCATATAA
- a CDS encoding response regulator transcription factor — MKEILVVEDEAIIRQGLKVLLEQVIGGYQVAEAKSGEEGLSLFHQRIPHLIITDIRMGGMDGLTFASKVRQISDDVPIIILSGHSDFEYARTAMRYNISDYLLKPINRVELSETLSKIFKDEEEEKIETSKQFQKILQYINDHLSHEITLKHIADHVYLNPQYVGQLFKSELNQTFTEYITEERLKRAKHLLKGTSLKVYEVAQLSGYKSPKHFMTVFKQEVGTTPVQFRKYS, encoded by the coding sequence GTGAAAGAAATATTGGTGGTTGAGGATGAAGCGATTATTCGACAAGGGCTAAAAGTATTACTTGAACAAGTGATTGGCGGATATCAAGTGGCGGAAGCCAAAAGTGGTGAGGAGGGACTTAGCCTTTTTCACCAAAGAATACCGCATCTAATAATTACTGATATTCGAATGGGTGGCATGGATGGACTAACCTTTGCTTCAAAGGTGCGACAGATTTCGGATGATGTACCCATTATTATTTTAAGTGGTCATAGTGATTTTGAATATGCACGGACTGCCATGCGTTACAATATTAGCGATTATCTATTAAAACCTATAAATAGAGTCGAGTTATCAGAGACATTATCAAAAATATTTAAGGATGAAGAGGAAGAGAAAATAGAAACCTCTAAGCAATTCCAAAAAATCCTTCAATACATAAATGACCACTTAAGTCATGAAATTACATTAAAACACATCGCTGACCATGTCTATTTGAATCCACAATATGTCGGACAATTATTCAAGTCCGAACTGAATCAAACTTTTACAGAGTATATAACGGAAGAACGGTTAAAACGGGCGAAGCACTTATTAAAAGGTACTAGTTTAAAGGTGTATGAAGTGGCACAGCTATCAGGCTATAAAAGTCCCAAGCATTTTATGACGGTCTTTAAGCAGGAGGTTGGTACTACACCTGTCCAATTTCGGAAATATTCATAA
- a CDS encoding sensor histidine kinase: MRKMNQTIKNYLLSLPYRVKLILVFSFLILLTATILGSITYYQFAKSSQNKTEEYQIQLADQINQHLNRYLKEMQIISLSPFYDQEVLDILKSHQTPSNGTSFPPAAERVPMWRYISSLIHMRNEIRGIHIMANDGTIFSNLGSNTVMLKVFETDNDWIKEIKQADGEWVLLPLHKPNYYLNKDTSVFSVARLIRDPSGHEPLGIIKIDLKQELINEIVSNSNIKSNIFILNKDNHFIYPNKEDKLIESSFLSEIENIKVNNYTNIPIDGTEYMMVYHQSTYSGVKTIMLTPRSSVFNEVNHLRKVIILVVIVGILVSFLLGFLLSKPLVGSIHTLRKAMGKVEKGNFAQRVTIHSNDEIGELGKGFNLMINEIDRLVSEVYKTSLREKEAEIRALQSQMNPHFLYNTLESINMLAITKGNLEVSDMVSSLGKLLRYTIDNSSKIITLDEELAFIRSYVAIQKVRIGENLQFCEEIDQSLNQVLLPKLVLQPFVENAIVHGIVQHGGHIFIRACEEKGILKITISDNGKGISELELIKLKRLIENQQQISSEKHNGIALSNVHERLQLLYGKPFGITVDGREQKGFSVTLTIPIQRMGEETRERNIGG, translated from the coding sequence ATGAGAAAAATGAATCAAACCATTAAAAATTATCTCCTTTCCCTCCCATACCGAGTAAAATTAATCCTGGTTTTTTCTTTTCTTATTTTACTTACTGCTACGATTTTAGGTAGTATTACCTACTATCAATTTGCGAAATCGAGTCAGAACAAAACAGAAGAATACCAAATTCAGTTGGCGGATCAAATTAACCAGCATTTAAATCGTTATTTAAAAGAAATGCAAATTATCTCTTTGTCACCATTTTATGACCAAGAGGTATTGGACATCTTGAAATCACATCAAACACCTAGTAATGGTACATCTTTTCCTCCAGCAGCGGAACGAGTCCCGATGTGGAGGTATATTTCTAGCCTGATCCATATGCGAAATGAAATTAGAGGAATACATATCATGGCAAATGACGGTACGATCTTTAGTAATTTAGGTTCGAATACGGTCATGCTTAAAGTTTTCGAAACAGATAATGACTGGATTAAAGAGATTAAGCAGGCAGATGGGGAGTGGGTCCTGCTGCCATTGCATAAACCGAATTATTATTTAAATAAAGACACTTCTGTATTTTCTGTCGCAAGGCTCATTCGAGATCCATCCGGACATGAACCACTTGGAATAATCAAAATAGACCTAAAACAGGAATTAATCAATGAAATTGTAAGTAATTCAAATATAAAAAGTAATATTTTTATCCTAAATAAGGACAACCACTTTATTTACCCAAATAAGGAGGATAAACTGATCGAATCCTCCTTTCTATCAGAAATTGAGAATATCAAGGTTAACAATTACACAAACATTCCAATTGATGGAACAGAATATATGATGGTCTATCATCAGTCAACCTATTCCGGTGTGAAAACGATCATGCTCACGCCGCGGTCTAGTGTCTTTAACGAAGTGAATCATCTAAGGAAGGTAATCATTTTAGTTGTAATCGTGGGAATATTAGTCTCCTTTTTATTAGGATTTTTGCTCTCAAAGCCACTCGTAGGCTCCATTCACACATTAAGAAAAGCAATGGGGAAAGTAGAAAAAGGAAATTTCGCCCAGAGGGTAACTATTCATTCTAATGACGAGATTGGTGAACTAGGCAAAGGATTTAACCTTATGATCAATGAAATTGATCGCCTTGTCTCAGAGGTGTACAAGACTAGTTTGCGAGAAAAAGAGGCTGAAATAAGAGCGTTGCAAAGTCAAATGAACCCGCATTTTCTTTATAACACATTAGAATCGATTAATATGCTGGCCATTACAAAGGGAAATCTGGAAGTATCGGATATGGTATCATCACTTGGAAAACTACTTCGGTACACGATTGATAATTCATCCAAAATTATTACCTTAGATGAGGAGTTAGCCTTTATTCGTTCCTATGTGGCGATTCAAAAGGTAAGGATCGGTGAAAATCTCCAGTTCTGTGAAGAGATTGACCAAAGTCTCAATCAAGTCTTACTGCCAAAACTCGTATTACAACCATTTGTCGAAAATGCCATTGTTCATGGTATTGTTCAACATGGCGGACACATTTTTATTAGGGCATGTGAAGAGAAAGGGATTTTAAAAATAACCATTAGCGATAATGGAAAAGGGATTTCCGAATTAGAATTAATAAAGCTTAAGAGATTAATAGAGAATCAACAACAGATATCATCTGAAAAACATAATGGGATTGCACTTTCAAATGTGCATGAACGTCTACAGCTCCTATATGGAAAACCATTTGGAATTACCGTGGATGGCAGGGAACAGAAGGGGTTTTCGGTGACATTGACAATACCAATTCAGAGAATGGGGGAAGAAACGCGTGAAAGAAATATTGGTGGTTGA
- a CDS encoding carbohydrate ABC transporter permease — protein MKNKKKSGIFIKIAFYGVLSLISLIMIVPFLWMINTSFKDSTKVFLFQLIPDPFKWENYLQVLESTPFHLFYFNSLYIAILVTAGTIFLGSLAGYAFAKLKFKGSSFLFLCLLSTMMIPVEVITIPLFLFMRDLGLINTHVPLIAIPILGPAGVFGVFVMRQFFLLVPKELEEAAKLDGCSYFRIYWNIMLPLAKPAVATLTIFTFLTSWNEFYEPLIYINSKELMTLPLALALFTDEVGTKWELLMSASVMATVPLLIVFFFAQKQFIEGVAMTGGK, from the coding sequence ATGAAGAATAAAAAGAAAAGCGGAATTTTTATAAAAATCGCCTTTTACGGTGTGCTTTCCCTTATATCACTTATCATGATTGTCCCGTTTTTATGGATGATCAACACCTCATTCAAGGATTCAACAAAAGTATTTTTATTCCAATTAATCCCCGATCCGTTTAAGTGGGAAAATTATTTACAAGTGTTAGAATCCACGCCGTTTCATCTTTTCTATTTTAATAGCTTATATATCGCGATACTAGTAACGGCCGGCACCATCTTTTTGGGATCGTTAGCAGGTTACGCTTTCGCGAAGCTAAAGTTTAAGGGGAGCTCATTCCTTTTTCTATGTTTGTTAAGCACAATGATGATTCCGGTAGAGGTCATCACCATTCCTTTATTCTTATTTATGAGAGATTTAGGGTTAATCAACACACATGTTCCATTAATTGCGATTCCGATTTTAGGTCCGGCTGGAGTATTTGGCGTTTTCGTAATGAGACAATTTTTCCTATTGGTGCCTAAAGAGTTAGAAGAAGCTGCAAAATTAGATGGCTGTTCGTATTTCCGTATTTATTGGAATATCATGCTTCCTTTAGCCAAACCTGCTGTCGCAACACTAACAATTTTTACATTTTTAACAAGCTGGAATGAATTTTATGAACCGCTTATTTATATTAACTCAAAAGAACTGATGACGTTACCGTTAGCATTGGCCCTTTTCACGGATGAGGTTGGGACGAAATGGGAGCTGCTTATGAGTGCGTCTGTGATGGCAACTGTTCCATTGTTAATTGTCTTCTTCTTTGCCCAAAAGCAGTTTATTGAAGGGGTTGCGATGACAGGCGGAAAGTAA
- a CDS encoding HPr family phosphocarrier protein, translating into MNEKQYHIMSNTGFARPARMLVSISAKFLSKLALEYEGIAVELDYSAQSIMDVMSLGIRTGDPFIIRAEGIDSYQALQSIEDHFSKMKVISNV; encoded by the coding sequence ATGAATGAAAAACAATATCATATTATGTCTAATACAGGATTTGCCCGTCCAGCACGTATGTTAGTAAGTATTTCTGCTAAATTTCTATCGAAACTAGCTCTCGAATATGAGGGGATTGCTGTTGAATTAGATTACTCAGCACAGTCTATAATGGATGTTATGTCATTGGGAATTAGAACTGGGGATCCATTTATTATAAGGGCTGAAGGGATTGACTCGTACCAAGCTTTACAATCAATAGAAGACCATTTTAGTAAAATGAAAGTAATTAGCAACGTTTAA
- a CDS encoding ABC transporter substrate-binding protein: MKRKIGIIFLILLMVAFTVACSNNSTETGSKENGSKDEEVELTFMMWGSEAHQEVYNKLIAKFTETHPNIKVKMESVPFPDYQQKITVLAAGRELPDVGWVAERMAPQFMENGLLADVSSFKEDKDYNMDDFFPSTLDLFEKENKLYGIPFSTPPMVMFYNKDLFVNAGEKTPNEHVVAGTWTWDQFEKSAKAISSNGVYGANFFRDWNTWIALLSHTWANGGDLFNKDQSKFTWNSPQGVETLNMLDRMMFKDSSHPKAGEQVSFESGKIGMFFDVYSYVSAARNVKDFEWDIAPLPEGSEGRFPMLGQAGYGLFKDSKHPEEAKELLKFFTSQEGITATSTFFVPPRESVLSSDAFINQPNNPPAESINRAVIDEMDNARLQAGNVEWQKIDTAIQFGFDELFGQLKKPEEILKGMEEKINPILK; encoded by the coding sequence ATGAAGAGAAAGATAGGAATCATTTTTTTAATTCTTTTAATGGTAGCGTTTACAGTGGCTTGCAGTAATAACAGCACTGAAACGGGATCAAAGGAAAATGGCTCAAAGGATGAAGAAGTTGAGTTGACCTTTATGATGTGGGGAAGTGAAGCGCATCAAGAAGTGTACAACAAATTAATCGCAAAATTTACCGAAACACACCCGAATATAAAGGTGAAAATGGAAAGTGTACCTTTTCCAGATTATCAGCAGAAAATTACCGTTTTAGCTGCTGGTAGAGAGCTGCCGGATGTAGGTTGGGTGGCTGAGCGGATGGCACCTCAGTTTATGGAAAATGGACTATTGGCAGATGTTTCTTCCTTTAAAGAAGATAAGGACTATAACATGGATGACTTTTTCCCATCCACACTCGATTTATTCGAGAAGGAAAACAAATTATACGGAATTCCTTTCTCAACCCCACCAATGGTTATGTTCTATAACAAAGATTTGTTCGTCAATGCTGGTGAAAAAACACCAAATGAACATGTAGTAGCGGGAACATGGACTTGGGATCAGTTTGAAAAGTCAGCAAAGGCGATTTCGTCTAATGGTGTCTATGGTGCTAACTTCTTCCGTGATTGGAATACATGGATTGCCTTACTATCCCATACATGGGCTAATGGTGGCGACTTATTCAATAAGGATCAAAGCAAATTCACTTGGAATAGCCCACAAGGGGTAGAAACTTTAAATATGCTAGACCGCATGATGTTTAAAGATTCCTCCCATCCAAAAGCGGGTGAGCAAGTAAGCTTTGAATCTGGAAAAATCGGAATGTTCTTTGATGTTTACAGCTATGTATCCGCGGCTCGTAATGTAAAAGATTTCGAGTGGGACATTGCCCCGCTTCCAGAAGGATCAGAAGGTAGATTTCCTATGTTAGGTCAGGCAGGATATGGATTATTCAAAGATTCTAAACATCCAGAAGAAGCGAAAGAACTTCTTAAATTCTTTACTAGCCAAGAGGGAATCACAGCTACATCTACATTCTTTGTACCACCACGCGAATCCGTGTTAAGCTCTGATGCGTTTATCAATCAGCCAAATAACCCACCAGCAGAAAGTATTAACCGTGCCGTTATCGATGAAATGGATAATGCCCGTTTACAAGCTGGTAATGTGGAATGGCAAAAAATTGATACGGCCATCCAATTTGGGTTTGACGAGCTATTTGGTCAATTGAAAAAGCCAGAAGAAATACTAAAAGGTATGGAAGAAAAAATCAATCCGATTTTGAAATAA
- a CDS encoding DUF5412 family protein produces MSVFVLISSIYIYEVYFFTFKEIDRESTQKGPGPIISPTGEYTANAYYELYGGAAGGVNVWVDITNKNEKNKVQTIYYSDVKSNFSMEWVDENILYILNTGPNYPDSNRSIKLEIGKEIYHENGLACKSLIMKDEYVTCYQN; encoded by the coding sequence TTGTCTGTATTTGTACTGATATCTTCCATCTATATATATGAAGTGTACTTTTTTACATTTAAGGAAATTGATAGAGAATCGACACAAAAAGGACCTGGACCTATCATCTCACCGACTGGAGAATATACAGCCAATGCTTATTATGAACTATATGGTGGTGCAGCTGGCGGTGTAAATGTATGGGTTGATATCACAAACAAGAATGAGAAAAATAAGGTCCAAACAATATATTACAGTGATGTAAAGAGTAACTTTTCTATGGAATGGGTGGATGAAAATATACTGTATATTCTAAATACTGGTCCTAATTATCCAGATTCTAATAGAAGTATTAAATTAGAAATTGGTAAAGAGATTTATCATGAAAATGGTTTGGCTTGTAAAAGTTTAATAATGAAAGACGAATATGTAACCTGCTACCAAAACTAA
- a CDS encoding AraC family transcriptional regulator: protein MSVEIKKQQLELAKFIERYSELDGVHPTAIPSLFLIRESIVTEPIARVNETSFCIIVQGEKEVWLAEECFRYGPAQYIVAAADLPVTGQVIKASADSPYLALKLEFSPNQILEVLSDSAIRSGQKKNAKRAMFVSKVDQALLDAVIRLARLLENPKHIPVLAPLFTKEILYWIIQGPHGESLAQMALKGSNGDRIKEVIEHIIKNFDVSFKIEELAEIANMSVASLHRHFKEVTAMSPIQFQKQLRLQEARRILLADSTDIADVAFRVGYESQSQFSREYSRMFGCSPREDINRMKKKSSDRIKE from the coding sequence ATGTCAGTAGAAATCAAAAAACAGCAGCTTGAGCTTGCCAAATTCATTGAACGTTATTCCGAGCTGGACGGGGTTCATCCCACCGCTATCCCATCCTTATTTTTAATCCGTGAATCGATTGTTACCGAACCCATTGCAAGAGTGAACGAAACATCCTTTTGCATAATCGTCCAAGGGGAGAAGGAAGTATGGTTAGCAGAGGAATGCTTTAGGTACGGTCCCGCGCAATACATTGTAGCAGCTGCTGACTTGCCGGTTACCGGCCAAGTCATAAAAGCATCAGCTGACAGTCCTTATTTGGCTCTTAAACTTGAATTTTCACCTAATCAAATTTTAGAAGTTTTAAGCGATTCTGCTATTCGATCAGGACAGAAAAAAAATGCCAAACGTGCGATGTTTGTCAGCAAAGTAGATCAAGCTCTGTTAGATGCTGTCATAAGGTTAGCCCGGCTGCTCGAAAATCCGAAACATATTCCGGTTCTTGCTCCTTTATTCACGAAGGAAATTCTATATTGGATTATACAAGGTCCTCATGGTGAGTCTTTAGCACAAATGGCCTTAAAGGGCAGCAACGGGGATCGGATAAAAGAGGTTATTGAACATATCATTAAAAACTTTGACGTCTCTTTTAAAATCGAAGAGCTTGCAGAAATAGCGAATATGAGTGTTGCTTCTCTTCATCGGCACTTTAAAGAGGTTACAGCTATGAGCCCCATTCAATTCCAAAAACAATTGAGACTCCAGGAAGCTCGGCGCATTTTACTAGCGGATTCAACTGATATCGCTGATGTTGCATTTCGGGTAGGCTACGAAAGTCAATCACAATTCAGTCGGGAATATTCCCGCATGTTTGGCTGCTCTCCAAGAGAAGATATCAATCGCATGAAGAAGAAATCCAGCGATAGGATAAAAGAATAA
- a CDS encoding DinB family protein: protein METSGGAHSIWELVCHILFYEKRFLMRFLGETANEPQAENNDSTFRLPTETVENWKETKQEYFYVHRELGKILAKSEQEDLYRQIPGEDHSLVRELKSLALHDAYHIGQIVFLSKMQGAWAGKRSF, encoded by the coding sequence TTGGAAACCAGTGGGGGGGCACATTCCATTTGGGAATTAGTTTGTCATATACTTTTCTATGAAAAGAGATTTCTGATGCGATTTCTTGGTGAAACAGCGAATGAACCACAGGCAGAAAACAATGATTCTACATTCCGATTACCAACTGAGACGGTAGAAAATTGGAAGGAAACAAAACAAGAATACTTTTATGTTCATCGTGAACTTGGAAAAATACTAGCAAAATCAGAACAAGAAGATTTGTATAGACAAATCCCAGGAGAAGATCATTCATTAGTGCGCGAACTGAAGAGTTTAGCATTGCACGACGCATATCATATTGGGCAAATTGTATTCCTAAGTAAAATGCAAGGAGCTTGGGCAGGGAAACGCAGCTTTTAA
- a CDS encoding carbohydrate ABC transporter permease, whose protein sequence is MESNVQTAKVLPTKGNKRRKKFIGSEAFYGYLFVSPMVIGFLLVMLFPLVYSIYMSLTDWQLLGDPNFIGTENYQRLVNDPDFWVVLKNTLIFAAGLVPINILIALLLALLLQRSLPGIGFFRTAIFIPVMTSIVVWSIIWKYMFGTEEGFINQILAAIGIDGPAWLYDPDLAMGAVIVVSALKNVGLNMVLFLAALQQVDKNLYEASYLDGANKAKQFWHVTLPMITPTVFLTLILTVIGSMKVFGQIYVMTNGGPGNTTKVLVYYIWENAFKLFDFGYASAIALVLFVIILFFTIIQWSARRRWVFHEE, encoded by the coding sequence TTGGAATCAAATGTTCAAACAGCGAAAGTTCTACCCACAAAGGGTAATAAGCGGAGAAAGAAATTCATCGGCAGTGAAGCGTTTTATGGCTATTTATTTGTTAGTCCTATGGTAATTGGCTTCCTGTTGGTGATGTTGTTCCCGCTTGTCTATTCCATTTATATGAGTTTAACCGATTGGCAGTTGCTTGGTGATCCCAATTTCATTGGGACGGAAAATTATCAGCGATTAGTCAATGATCCTGACTTTTGGGTGGTATTGAAAAACACACTTATTTTTGCAGCCGGGTTGGTACCAATCAATATCCTGATTGCACTTTTATTGGCTTTGCTGCTACAGAGGAGTTTACCTGGAATCGGATTTTTTCGGACGGCGATTTTTATTCCCGTTATGACTTCGATTGTTGTTTGGTCGATTATTTGGAAGTATATGTTTGGTACTGAGGAAGGGTTCATTAACCAAATTCTTGCTGCAATTGGAATTGACGGACCTGCCTGGCTTTATGATCCTGATCTAGCAATGGGTGCCGTTATTGTCGTAAGTGCCTTGAAAAATGTTGGTTTAAATATGGTGTTATTTTTAGCAGCCCTTCAGCAGGTTGATAAAAATCTCTATGAAGCCTCTTATTTAGATGGAGCCAATAAAGCAAAGCAATTTTGGCATGTAACACTGCCAATGATTACCCCTACTGTATTTTTAACATTGATTTTAACGGTAATCGGTTCGATGAAAGTGTTCGGGCAAATCTATGTGATGACAAATGGCGGTCCTGGAAATACTACCAAGGTATTAGTTTACTATATTTGGGAAAATGCATTTAAACTATTTGATTTTGGTTATGCATCGGCGATAGCACTTGTTTTATTTGTGATTATCTTATTTTTTACCATCATTCAATGGAGTGCGAGAAGAAGGTGGGTTTTCCATGAAGAATAA
- a CDS encoding aldo/keto reductase: MEYVKLGSTGLDVSRLCLGCMGFGDASKWIHQWVLNEEDSRPVIKKALELGINFFDTANVYSLGTSEEYLGHALKEYANRDEVVIATKVHGQMHKGPNGSGLSRKAIMSEIDKSLKRLETDYVDLYIIHRWDYHTPIEETMEALNDVVKAGKARYIGASSMYAWQFQKALHVAEKNGWTRFVSMQNHLNLIYREEEREMLPLCREEGIGVTPYSPLASGRLTRDWSETTQRSEMDQIQKFKYDSTADADRVVVERVATLAEKYGVPRTHIALAWLLQKEPVTSPIIGATKLSHLEDAVGALSIKLTTEEVTYLEEPYVPHPIVGHN, from the coding sequence ATGGAATATGTAAAACTTGGTAGCACAGGCTTAGATGTATCTCGATTATGTCTGGGGTGCATGGGTTTTGGTGACGCTAGCAAATGGATTCACCAATGGGTACTTAATGAAGAGGACTCTCGCCCCGTTATCAAAAAAGCACTCGAGTTGGGAATTAACTTTTTTGATACAGCCAATGTGTACTCTCTAGGGACAAGTGAGGAATACCTTGGACACGCTCTAAAGGAATATGCTAATCGTGATGAAGTGGTCATCGCAACCAAAGTACACGGACAAATGCATAAGGGTCCGAATGGTTCTGGTCTTTCCCGGAAAGCCATTATGAGTGAAATCGATAAAAGTCTTAAGAGGCTGGAAACAGATTATGTGGACCTTTATATTATCCACCGCTGGGATTACCATACGCCTATTGAAGAAACAATGGAAGCATTGAATGATGTAGTGAAGGCTGGTAAGGCAAGATACATCGGTGCTTCATCCATGTACGCATGGCAGTTCCAAAAGGCATTACATGTAGCCGAGAAAAATGGATGGACTAGGTTTGTATCCATGCAGAATCATTTAAATCTCATTTACCGTGAAGAGGAGAGAGAAATGCTGCCACTTTGCAGGGAAGAGGGGATTGGGGTAACTCCGTATAGTCCGCTAGCATCAGGTAGATTGACGCGTGATTGGTCTGAAACCACACAACGTTCAGAGATGGATCAAATTCAAAAATTTAAATATGATTCGACTGCCGATGCTGATCGAGTGGTTGTGGAACGAGTTGCAACCCTAGCAGAAAAATATGGTGTTCCACGTACCCATATCGCACTTGCCTGGCTATTGCAGAAAGAACCAGTAACATCTCCTATTATCGGAGCTACGAAATTATCTCATCTCGAAGATGCCGTTGGTGCTCTATCCATTAAGTTAACAACTGAAGAAGTAACATATCTAGAAGAACCATATGTACCACACCCAATAGTTGGACATAACTAA
- a CDS encoding glycine zipper 2TM domain-containing protein: MNQSDERNKVGANAEESDNNQAGSNANQGTNDFGETAGTFNGAIAGAMIGSQFGLIGTVIGGVSGGAIGNQIGEGTEADDETDSNNHGSQ; encoded by the coding sequence ATGAATCAGAGTGACGAACGCAATAAAGTTGGTGCCAATGCAGAAGAAAGTGACAACAATCAAGCTGGTAGTAATGCTAATCAAGGTACCAATGACTTTGGTGAAACTGCAGGAACTTTTAATGGAGCGATTGCAGGTGCTATGATAGGCTCTCAATTTGGACTAATTGGTACGGTAATAGGCGGTGTTTCAGGCGGTGCTATTGGTAACCAGATTGGGGAGGGGACTGAAGCAGATGACGAAACAGATTCCAATAATCATGGTTCTCAATAA